GTGTCGCGCAGCGCCGCCTCGTTGACCGCATCCAGCTGGGAGGTGGCCTCGTCCAGCAGCAGCAGCCGCGGGCGGCGCAGCAGGGCGCGGGCGATGGCCACCCGTTGGTGTTCCCCACCCGACAGGCGGGTGCCGCGGTGGCCGACCAGGGTGTCCAGGCTGTCGGGCAGGCGCGCGACCTGGCCGTCGAGTCGGGTGGTCCGCAGCACTTGGGCCAGGTCGTCGTCGCTGGCGTCGGGGGCGCCGAACAGCAGGTTCTCGCTCAGGGTGCCCGACAGCACGGGGGCGTCCTGCTCCACATAGCCGATGGCGGCGCGCAGCTCGGCGATCGGCCAGTCCTTGACGTCCTTGCCGTCGACCAGGACCCGGCCGGCGTCTGGCTCGTAGAACCGTTCGATGAGGGAGAAGATCGTGGTCTTGCCGGCGCCGGAGGGACCGACGAACGCGGTCATTCCACGGGGTGGGGCGGCAAAGCTCAGGCCCTGGTGGACCTCAGGCAGCTCGGGGCGGTAGCGGAAGCGCACCTGCTCGGAGGCGACCGCGGCAGGCGCGACGCCGGACCGGGGCAGGTTGGCCGGGGCGCTATCCGGCTCAACCGGGAGCTGCTCGGCCCCGCGGATGCGGGCGATCGCGGCGGCGCCGACCTGGTACTGGCTGGCCGCGCCGACCAGCTCCCGCATCGGCGGCATCAGGTAGTACAGGTACAGCAGGAACGCGATGAGGGTGCCCACGTCGATCGCGCCGGAGGCGACCCGGGCGCCGCCCAGGCCGAGCACGACGATGAACGACACCTGCACGGCCAGCCCGGGCGCGGGAGATCCGTGGCACGACCACGCCGATGACCGCTTGGGCGCCGCCGAGTACGGCCAGGGTGACCACCAGCAGCAGCGGGTCCAGCAGCGCCATCATCGTGACGGTGGCCAGCAGCATCAGGGTGCTGGTGACCGCCGACACCAGCGACCCGGTGGTGACCTCGCGCAGCAGCGTGGTGTCGGAGGTGACCCGGGCCATCAGGTCGCCGGGCTCGCTGCGGTCCACCGCCGGGATGCGCAGCCGCACCAGGTGCGCCACGAGTTGGCAGCGGGCGTCCAGGACCACCGACTCGGCCGCGCGCTCCAGCACGTAGCTGCCGGCCGCGCCGATCCCGGCGTTGGCCAGCGCCAGGACGGCCAGCAGCAGCAGCGCCCCGGTCACTGCCCGGTCGTTGGCGAGGTCGTCGATCAGCCCCTTGGCGGCTAGCGGCAGGGCCAGCCCGACTGCCCCGGTGGCAAGGCTCAGTAGGCCGCCGCCGATCAGGGCCAGGCGGTAGGGCCGCGCGTAGGCAAGCAGGACCCGCCAGGCCGGCGGGTTGGCTGCCCGCGGGTGGCCATCCTCAGTGGGCCGGTCCACGAGCTCCTCAAGACGCCCGGTGGGACTGGACTCGTCCAGGCGCGGGTGGCCGGTGTCGGTGTGCGGTGGGCCGTCCACGAGGTCGTTGCGGTCCTCGCCGATAGTTGGCGTGCGGTACGGTCGGCGCGTATCGGCGCGCGCCATGCTACCGACCATGCATCCGCCAAACCAGATCAATCCTGTTGACCAGATTGTATTGGCTTCTACTTGACCAGATTGTATTGGCGGACCGGAGGATCAGGGTGGTGCTGTGCGCGGTGACCTGCTGCTGGACGTTCGTCCACGCCTTTGACCGTACCGCCCTATCTGGCGGCGCTTCCGCCAAGGAGATCAGCCTCGTGGAGTTCTTCGACGTCTCGCTGTGGGCCATTGCAGTCAGCGCCGCCAGGTGACATGGCCGCGGCGAATGCCATGGCGTGGTGTCGGGGCTGCTCCAGTGGCCAATCGGATGGCACCAGCCTCCCGCACGGCGCATAGTGCGTGCGTGACGCCCAATCGCTCAGCCAGATCCGCCGTCCCCTCCGCCGCCCCGGACGAGGAGGCGTTGCGGTTCGCCGAGAGGCTTGCGGGTTCCTGCTCCGGGGCGCTGGGGGAGAGCGTCGCCAGCGTGATCCTGCACGGCTCCTTGACCCTCGAGGACTACGTCCCGGCTCGTAGCGACGTTGATCTGCTGGTTGTCGTCGACGATCCGCTCACCGACGCGCAGCTTGCTGCGCTGACCGCGGTCGTGGCGAGGCATCGGCCGCAGGCGCCGGGCCGGGTCGATCTGCGGTGGTCACCCGCCAGGTGGCGGCCTCGCCGACACCGGTGCCGCCGATGGAGGCCTACATCGAGCTCACGCCGGGGTCCGGGTCGGGCATGCAGGTGGAGCACCGACATCCGGGGGAACGCGATCTCGTGGTCGAGTTCTCGATGTGCCGCTCGCATGGCCGGAGCCTGTGGGGCGCGGCGCCCGCCGGGCTGATCGGGGAGGTTCCGGACGAGTGGGTGGTGCACGTCGGCGATGCGCAGCTGGCCGCCTGGGAGGCCATCGGTGAGGACCCCAAGCACGCCGAGCTGACGGTGCTGACGGCGTGCCGGGTGTGGCGCTTTGCCGAGGAGAGGCGCCACTGCTCCAAGACCGCGGCCGGGAGTGGGCGCTCAGGCGTGATCGCACGCTCCAGGGGGTTCGTGACGCCCCTCGGCAACGCCGCGGCGACCCGACACGCCGCCTCGACGCCGCGCAGGTTCGCCAGCTCTTGGCGGTCGTTCGAGCGCGGCTTGCCGAGGCGCGCGGCAGCGCCTAGAGCGCCCAGCGCTGCTTGGCCTGCCGTGCTCCCGATCTGAGCTGTAGGAACCGCCGAGCAGGTCGCGTTGCGACGATGGATTCGTCCACCCAGTTGGACCGTACCGCCAGCTAGGATCCGACGATGCGGTGGCTGGAGGTCCGTCGGCACTCCTTGACCAAGAAGGGGCCGGCCCGTGGCCGGGGCTCGCACCTGTCCGCGCAGGGCGTCGCACTCGCCCGTGCCGTCGGCGCCGAGCTCGGGCCGATCGCCTATGTCCTGACCAGCGCCGCGCCACGCGCGATCGAGACCGCGATCGCGATGGGCTTTGCCGTCGACGACACTGTGGATCTGCCATCGGGCTACGTACCGGGCGAAGTGGGCTTCCATGAGCAGTGGACCTGGACCCAGCCGTGGGTTCGCTACGCCGAGCTCGTCGGGCAGGGCGGGGGGCTTGCCGCCGTGGCCTGGGCGCATCGGGCGGCGTGGGCCCGTGCGGTGGCGTCGGTGGACGATGGCGCGGCCGCGCTGGTGGTCTCGCATGGTGGCGCGATCGAGCCGGCGTTGGTGGCGTGCCTGCTCCACGCCGACCACGCGCGGTGGGGTGCGCTGTTGGGTCACTGCGACGGCGCCCGCCTGGGGTTCACGGACGGCTGCTTCGTCGGCATCCGCTTCCGCAGAGCGCCGATCACGCCCGCTCTCTGAGCACGCACACATCCGGCATCCATGGAAGGGCCACCGGATCGAGCGTACGCGGCAAGCCTGCGACGGCCCGTAAGCCTTCGGTCGCGCCCAGCCTGACGGGGAGTTGGCGTCCTCGACGTGGCCAGCTAAACCTCGGCAGCCTGGATCAGCCGATGATGTGGCAGACCCGCTCGGGTGGGCACTGCTGGGGGTCCAGGCTGCGGGCGCGCTGGGCGAGCTGGTCGAGCTCGCCGCGGAGCTGCTGGAGCTGGGCGATGCGGGCGCCAAGCTCGGCGGCGCGCTGCTGGAGCAGCGTGGCGACGTGGCCGCAGGGGGCGGTGCCTTGGTCGCGGAAGGCGATGATCTGGCGGATCTCGCCCAGCGTGAGCCCGAGCGCCTGGGCGGCGCGCACGAACCCCAGCCTGCTCAGTACGGCCTGGTCGTAGGCACGGTAGCCCGATGAGGTCCGGGCCGGCGGGGCCAGGATGCCGATCTGCTCGTAGTAGCGGATCGCCTTGGTCGAGATCCCCGCCTGTTCGGCGAGCTCACCGATGCGCATCGCCACCTCCCGAGTCGTTCTGGACCGCATCCCTTGACCTTCCAGTATACGGGAAGGTCTATGGTGCCCTCAGTGACATTGAGTGCCGCACGCGGAGTCGTCCATGACCGCCAACCGTCCCCCTCGGCTCACCTGGCCGTGGCCGCGGGCCCGGCGTAGGCCCATCCGGGGCCTGCTCGTCGGCAGCGTCCAGGACCGCCAGGCCGGCCTGCGCGAGCCGCTGCAGGAGTTCCACCGTCGCCTGCTTGGCTGGTTCCTGGCCCACGCCGGCCCACCTGGGCCCGCTGCGGTTGCCGACATGGCCGCCGAGCTAGGCCTGGACCCCCGCGAGGGGCTGGGGGCGTTGGCCGCCGCCGACGTGGTTCACACCGACCCGGCCAGCGGCACGATCATCGTGGCCTACCCGTTCTCGGGGCGGCCCACCCCGCACCAGGTGGCGCTGGACGGAGGCCCGACCGTGGCTGCGATGTGCGCGCTGGATGCCCTGGGCATCCCCCAGATGACCCGCCGCGACGCACGGATCAGCTCCGCCGACCCCACCGGCGGCCAGCCGATCACCATCGAGGTCCGTGGCGGGGCTTGGCGCTTCGAGCCGGCGACCACGGTGGTGCTGGTCGCCACCGCCGCGGGGGGCGTCTGCGGGGCGGTGGCCGACTGCTGCTGCCCGCACATCAACTTCCACGCCGACCCCCAGCAGGCCGAGGCCTATCTGCAGGCGCACCCGGGGATGACCGGGCAGCTGCTGGGCCAGCCAGAAGCCGTGGAGACGGCCAGGGGCATCTTCGGCGGCCTGCTGGACCCGCAGCAGCGCCAGGCCACAGGCGTCAACGACACCACGAGGTGAACCATGGCAGCAACCGACCTCTATCAGCAGCCGGCAGCCCGGCAGCGCAGCATCGGACCGCTGGGCACCGCAGCGCGATTGGTCGTGGGGCTGGGGCTGCTAGGCAGCGTGACCTGGGGCCACCTGGCCCGAGGGTTCCACCCCTGGTCGTGGGCGCTGGGGCTGGTGGGCTTCCCGGCGCTGCTGGTTTGCCTGGCAGTGGCTGCGCGCCCGGCGCACCCCCACCCGGCTGGAGGCCACCGGCCCGGTCGGCCACCTGCTCAACCTGGCCGTGTTCCTGGCCTTGTATCTGTGGGAGCCCACCAGCGACGCCACGCTGGTGTTCTACGGGGCCTCGATGCTGCTGGCGGCGCTGCGCGGCTACGGTGGCTGCGAGGTGCTGGCCGCCTCGAACTGGCTGCTGGGCCGTGACGACCAGGTGGCTGTGCGCTGTTCTGGCCCGTCGACCGCCTGGAGCATCGGTGAGCCCGGGAGGTTGGTGATGACGACGACAAGGCAGGAGGGGCGCCGTCCGCTGATCGAGGTGCTCTACGTGCATGACTGCCCGCATTACCAAGGAGCGCTGGGGCTGGTGGAGCGGGTCCGCACGGAGCTTGGCATCGACGCCGAGCTGCGCACCAGCCTGATCGGCGACCAAGCGGCCGCCGAGCGCGCGCGGTTTCCGGGCTCCCCGACGATCCGGGTCGACGACCGCGACGTCGAGCCCGGCAACCCTGCATCCCGCACTTCCTCGCTGGCGTGCCGGCTGTACCGCCACGAGCATGGCCTTGCCGGCCAGCCCGCCGAACGCTGGATCCGCGACGCCTTGCTGGCGGCGGCCGGCCGCACCGATGCCACGTCGGCCCCACAGCCGCGCTCCACAACCGACTAACGCACTGGTTGGATGAACGGCAGCGAGCCCACAGCACCACCGGAGCGACGCATCACGAACACGACCCCAGACCCGCCGTTGCCCAAGCCGGGCGGCCCGGTGGACCCGGCTGTGCCTACGTTGCCCGTGGAGGAGGTGCCGCGGCCCGGCCGCTTTACTCTCATGGCACCCGGATGGATGCCACCGGCGGAACTGGTCACCCAGGCGCTTGGGCTGTGCTTCACCGCCGACGGCCTGGTGGTCATGGTCACCTGGGACGGTCGGCAATGGACCTTCCCCGGCGGTACCGTCGAGGACGGCGAGTCGATCGCCCAGGCGTTGGTCCGGGAGGTCGCCGAGGAGGCCTGCGCCCGCGTCGTGCGCTACCGCTACCTCGCCAGCCAGCACGTCGCTGACCCGCGCAACCCCGATGGCGTGCCCAGCTACTACCAGACCCGCTGGTGGGCGCGGGTCGAACTGGACCCCTGGCAGCCTCGGCACGAGATGACCGGCCGACGGCTCCTCCCTCCCGACCAGGTCCTGGAAACGCTGTCCTGGCGGCGCAAGGAGCTCGCGGACCGGCTGCTGGACCTTGCGCTGGCCGCAGACCGACACGACCGAGCCGGGTGAGCTGGAATCGTCGCTTCCTGGCTGTCGAACGTCGCGGTACGACGGTAGGATCGTGGTGCGTTGCCGGGCGCGCCCCGTCCGCGGGGAAGGGAGCATCCCACCGGCAGCAGCACCGCAGGCAGCTAGCCGACGGACCTCGGCCCGAGCACGCGGACACGGGCAGATAGGGGTTCGCCGTGCCTGAACTCCCACCGCGCCCGTCGCTGGAGTACCTGCGCAAGCAGGCCAAGACCCGCAAGCGTGAGCGCGGGATTGGCCTGAGCCGAGCGCAGCACGAGATCGCCCGCGAGTACGGCTTTGCCAGCTGGCCGAAGCTCGTGCATCACGTCCAGGCCAGCACGCTGGACGGGATCGAGCGGGCGCTGGCGCTCGCCGACACCAGTGCGTTGGCGCGGCTCCTGCACGCCGACCCGGCAGCGGCGACCACGGAGGTCGACGGGCTGGCCCCGCTGCTGGTGCTGCTGCGACGGTCGATCGGCGCGCCAGCCGACGTCCGCGGCTGCGCCCGGCTGCTACTGGACACCGGCGCCGACCCCGACAGCCACACCATCGAGTGGGAAGGCCAGGGTCGGATGTCGGCGCTGTTCGACGCGGTCGAGCGTGGCGATCTCCCGCTCGCCCGGCTGCTCGTCGAGCGGGGTGCCACAACCGACGAGGACGCGTTCTATCACGCCTGCGAGCAGGCCGACACCGGGTTCCTGGACCTGCTCTACCAGCCCGGCTTCGAGGGGATGGTCCTGCACAAGCTGGACTTCGAGGACGCCGCCGGCCTGCGCTGGTTCCTGGACCGTGGTGTGGACGTCAACGCCCACTGCTGTCTGCACCACGCGATCGCCCGCGGGCGGGGCGTGAGGATCCTGACGATGCTGCTGGACGCCGGCGCCGACCCCAACCTGGGCTGGACGCGCTGGGACGTCGGCCGCAGGCCGCTGGCGCTGGCCGCGCGTTGCGGGCATCTTGCCGCCTACGAGCTGCTGGCCGCCCGTGGGGCGACCGCGGACCTGGATGGTGTCGACGCCGCCGTGCTGGCGGTGGCACGCGGCCAAGCCGTGCGCCTGCCGACCGCCCCGCCGCCAGCCCTGGGCCTGCCGGCCGGCAGCGACTACGGCTGGGTTCTCGGCCAGTTCGCGTCGCTGGGGCGAACCGAGGTCGTGCGGGCGCTGCTGGCAGCTGGCGCACCCACCCGGCACTCGGGGCCAACTGGCGATGCAACGATCGATGCGCTCCTCGCAACGGACATGGGCACACCCTGACCGGCGCATGGCGTTGCGGTCTCAGGGCCCGACGGGGAGGGCGGCCTCGACGAAGATCCGGCGGTACATGGGCTCGTAGCCGTCCTCGATCCAGATGCTGCCGAATGCCTCGGCGACGGGAACCAGGCGTCGACGGGCCATCTCGAACCGCGGCTGCCACGGGTCGGGGCGGACCTCCGCCCGCCACTGCGCCCGGACCAGCACCAGACCCGCCTGCAGTCCCCGCATGCACACGCCGCGACTGAACCCCAGAAGCCGACAGTCGGTCACCGTGGCGCAGGCCTCCTCGCGGACCTCGCGCCGCAGGGTGTCGGCCCAGTCCTCGCCCGGCTCCGGCCGGCCGCCGGGCAGACCCCAGCGGTTCCCATCGGCACTGACCAGCACCACGGAGTCCCCGGCGACACAGACAGCGGCCGAGCCATGCCAGGTGCCTGGTGGAGCTTCGGGCGGCGGGTGCCACGCCACCCGCCAGTTCTGCCCGTCGCTGGCGACCACCCACGCGACCGCATTCTCCGCGAGATTCATGACCCCAGGCTGCACCTCAGCCCAGCAGCGGGGTGAGGTCGCGCGCCAGCCGCTCGCTCTCGCCGATCACCGTCGCACCGGAGCTCGCCGGCCGCGGCGGCGCCTGGTCCCAGACCGCGTCGGGGCCAAACAGCAGGAAGAAGTCGTAGTCCAGCCCCTCGAATTCCACACCGAACCGCTCCAGGAAGGGCCGGCCGATCACGTTGCCGGCATCCCACAGGTGCGTCACCCGCGGGTCGATCATGCCAGCACCGTCGATCTCCGAACGGGCGTCGGTGGGCCACCGCGCCACCCACACCACATACACTCGCAGCCTGCCGTCGGGGTAGCGCGCCAGGACGTTCTCGGCGGCCCACCTGGCGCCCGCAAGGCACGTCCCTCAGGTGGGCGCCAGCGCCAGCACCAGCCGCGGCGCCCCCTTGTCGTCGTTGAAGCGCTGCTGGAGCTCCTCGAGACTGCCCAGGTCGGCCACTGCCAGCCCGGCCGGGCGGGTCGCGCCCGGCTCCAGGGTCACCGTCGGCGGCGTCTTCCCAGACGGGCCCGTATCAGGTCTCGCCCAGGTGATGAACGCAGCGAGCAGCCCGAATGCGCCCAGGCAGGCGGCCACAAACCAGAGCCGGCCGCGCCGGCTCATGACCCGGCCTCGCGCAGCTTGGCCTCGGCGGCGCGGCGCAGGTCCTCGAGGTCCACGCCGAGCGCCCCCAGCAGCGGCCCGGCTGCCCCCTGGTAGCCGTCGGGCAGCCCCACGTGCGCGGTGATGCGCCGGTGCCGCCGCGACACCCGCTCCCTGCCGGAAGGCTCGCGCGCATCCAGGAGCACCCCTAGCAGCACGTGCTCAGGGCGGACCGCATCATGCCCGAGGGTGCTGGCGTGCTGGCTGGCCAGGTGCAGGGCGCGCTTGGCCAGCACCGGCGGGCCGCACAGTGGCGTCCACACCACCCGCCCGCCCCGCCAGCCGCGGCGGCGGGTCACCCGCCAGGTCGCCTCCCCCACCGCTGTGGAGCCGAAGGCCTGCTCGGTGGTCCGCCGGATCTCCTCCAGGTCGATGCCGAGCGTGCCGAGCAGCTCCCGGTCACCCGGCTGGGGCGCGGGCACCAGCCCCAGGCGTGCCAGGGCGAGCAGTTCGTCACGCGCTGCCTGCAACTGGATCCCATGGGCCCGCAGGAGCCGGGCGGCCCCGCTGGCACCCTCGCGCAGGATCCCCAGCAGGACGTGCTCGGGGCCGAGATAGCGGTGGCCCAGCCCCTCGGCCTCCTCCCGGCCCAGATCCAGGACCAGGTACGCCGGCTCGGTGAACCGCTCGAACACGCCAACTACCTCCCCGATAGCCTCTGGTGGGCGGCGCCGCCAAGGGCCGCCAGGACCGCATCGCGGAGCCCATCGGGGTCGGCGCCCAGCACGTCCAGCAGCGGCCCCGCCGCGCTCCGGTAGCCCTCCGGCAGCCCAACCGAGGCGTGCAGCCGCCGCACCCACGGGTTGGACATGCACCGCGGCGGCCGCGTGGTGAGGTCCTCCAGCACGCCCAGCAGCAGCAGCTCCGAGCCGACATAGCGGTGCCCGAGCTTCTTGGCCCGCTCCCGAGCCAGCGTCAGGGCCTGCACGGCCAGCACCGGCGGGTCCTGCAGGGGCGTGCGCGCCACCCGGCCGACCCCCCGCCGCCGCGCGCGGGTCGCCTCCCGGATCGCCCACCCCAGCGCCTGCGCTCCGAAGGCCCGCTCGGTAGTACGGCGGAGCGCCTCCAGGTCGATCCCCAAGCCGCCCAGCAGCTCGGCGTCGCTGGGCCGCGGGCCGGGCACCACCCCCTGCTCGGCCAGCCGACCCAGCGCAGCGCGGGCCGCCTCCAGATCCACGCCCTGGGTTCGCAGGATCCTCGCGGCCCCACTGCCGTCCTCCCGCAGCATCCCCAGCAGCAGATGCTCCGGGCCGACATAGCGGTGCCCGAAGCGGCTGGCCTCCTCCCCAGCCAGCTCCACGACCTGGCGGACATACGCGCTGCGCCCGATCACCCGCGCTACCTCCCGAACCCGAACCGTCTGCCGGCGTACTTCTTGTGCATCGCCTGCTTGGTGAACTGAACTGCCCTGGGTCTGATGGAGGCTTGGGCGGTTGGCTTATGCGACCTCCTTGGGCTCTTGATGCTCACGGTAGTAGATGGCTTCGTGTTCTGCAGGCGGGATGTCGCCGATCGCGCCGTGGAGCCGGCGCTGGTTCCACCACTCGACCCACGCCAGGGTGGCCAGCTCGACCTGCTCGGCGGTCCGCCACGGGCCACGACGGCCGATCAGCTCCGCCTTGTACAGCCCGTTGATTGCCTCCGCCAAGGCGTTGTCGTAGCTGTCGCCGCGGGAGCCAACCGAGGCCACCGCGCCTTCCTCGGCCAGCCGCTCGGTGTAGCGGATCGACAGGTACTCCCACCCCGCAGTCGGAGTGGTGCACCAGCCCGTCGAGGTCGCCCTGGCGGGCCCAGACGGCCATCTCCAGCGCGTCCAAGGCCAGCTCGGCCCGCAGCGAGGCCGACACCCGCCAGCCCACGATCATCCGCGAGCACGCGTCGATGACCAACGCCACGTAGGCGACCCCCGCCCAGGTGGCCACATCGGTGCGGTCGGCGACCCACAGGCGGTTGGGGGCCGGCGCGCTGAAGTCCCGCTCGACCAGGTCGGCCGGGCGCTGGTCGGCCTGGTCGGGGGTGGTGGTGCGCCGCGGCTTGCCGCGCACCACCCCACAGATGCCCAGCTCACCCATGAGCCGGGCGACCCGGTCACGGCCCACGGCGATGCCTTCGCGGCCGAGCTGCCGCCAGACCTTGCGGGCCCCGTAGACCTCGAAGTTGGCCTTGTAGACCCTGGCGATCTCGACCTTGAGCTCGGCATCGCGGAGCGCTCGGGCCGACGGCGGCCGGCTGCTGGCGGCGTCGGAGGTGGAGGGGGCGACCTGCAGCACCCGGCAGATCGGCTCGACCCCCCAGCGGTCTCGGTGCGTGGCGATGAAGCTCACGACCTCGGCGGTCGCGGGCCTGGCTCCCGCGCGAAGAAACTGGCGGCTGCCTTGAGGATCTCGCCTGCGCGGCGCAGCTCACGGTTGTCCCGCTCCAGCTCGGCGATGCGCCGACGCTCCTCAGTCGTGATGCCCGGGCGGCGGGCACCGTCGACCTCGGCCTGCGCGACCCAGGAGCGCAGCGACTCGGTGCCGACCCCGAGCTGGCGCGCCACCCCGAGTGATCACCCCGAACCGCTCGCCGGTCTGCTCGATCGCCTCCTGGACCATGCGGACGGCCCGCTCACGCAGCTCAGGCGGGTACCGCTTCTGGGATGGGTGGGTGCTCCGGTTGTCTGCCATGACTCCATCTTCCCTTCCAAGCGATGGAGCCTCCAGGAAACCCAGGGGGAATCAAGACCCAAGCCCACAAGCGGCGCCTCGTCCGCCAACCGGAGAAGCTGGGCCACCGAGTCATCCTCGAGCCCGCCGCCTGATCGTCCTCCAACCAGCCATGTCGGGGCGACGCCCCGACCGCTGACGCGCGCCCACGGCCAAACTACTCAGAAGCATTCTCGTCTCAGAGGGCACTTGTCACATTGATTGCCTTGCTTGGGTCATCATCGCATCGGTAGACCCAGGCTACCCAGGCTAGGTGATCAGCAGGCCGCCAAGTGGCGTGATGCGAATGCGGCCGGTCATGGGGTGGTTTGGCGGACATTGCTCGTCGACGGGCGTCGGTGGGCCT
This region of Actinomycetes bacterium genomic DNA includes:
- a CDS encoding histidine phosphatase family protein — protein: MRWLEVRRHSLTKKGPARGRGSHLSAQGVALARAVGAELGPIAYVLTSAAPRAIETAIAMGFAVDDTVDLPSGYVPGEVGFHEQWTWTQPWVRYAELVGQGGGLAAVAWAHRAAWARAVASVDDGAAALVVSHGGAIEPALVACLLHADHARWGALLGHCDGARLGFTDGCFVGIRFRRAPITPAL
- a CDS encoding heavy metal-responsive transcriptional regulator, giving the protein MRIGELAEQAGISTKAIRYYEQIGILAPPARTSSGYRAYDQAVLSRLGFVRAAQALGLTLGEIRQIIAFRDQGTAPCGHVATLLQQRAAELGARIAQLQQLRGELDQLAQRARSLDPQQCPPERVCHIIG
- a CDS encoding alkylmercury lyase family protein, translated to MTANRPPRLTWPWPRARRRPIRGLLVGSVQDRQAGLREPLQEFHRRLLGWFLAHAGPPGPAAVADMAAELGLDPREGLGALAAADVVHTDPASGTIIVAYPFSGRPTPHQVALDGGPTVAAMCALDALGIPQMTRRDARISSADPTGGQPITIEVRGGAWRFEPATTVVLVATAAGGVCGAVADCCCPHINFHADPQQAEAYLQAHPGMTGQLLGQPEAVETARGIFGGLLDPQQRQATGVNDTTR
- a CDS encoding NUDIX domain-containing protein; translation: MPPAELVTQALGLCFTADGLVVMVTWDGRQWTFPGGTVEDGESIAQALVREVAEEACARVVRYRYLASQHVADPRNPDGVPSYYQTRWWARVELDPWQPRHEMTGRRLLPPDQVLETLSWRRKELADRLLDLALAADRHDRAG
- a CDS encoding ankyrin repeat domain-containing protein, giving the protein MPELPPRPSLEYLRKQAKTRKRERGIGLSRAQHEIAREYGFASWPKLVHHVQASTLDGIERALALADTSALARLLHADPAAATTEVDGLAPLLVLLRRSIGAPADVRGCARLLLDTGADPDSHTIEWEGQGRMSALFDAVERGDLPLARLLVERGATTDEDAFYHACEQADTGFLDLLYQPGFEGMVLHKLDFEDAAGLRWFLDRGVDVNAHCCLHHAIARGRGVRILTMLLDAGADPNLGWTRWDVGRRPLALAARCGHLAAYELLAARGATADLDGVDAAVLAVARGQAVRLPTAPPPALGLPAGSDYGWVLGQFASLGRTEVVRALLAAGAPTRHSGPTGDATIDALLATDMGTP
- a CDS encoding NUDIX domain-containing protein is translated as MNLAENAVAWVVASDGQNWRVAWHPPPEAPPGTWHGSAAVCVAGDSVVLVSADGNRWGLPGGRPEPGEDWADTLRREVREEACATVTDCRLLGFSRGVCMRGLQAGLVLVRAQWRAEVRPDPWQPRFEMARRRLVPVAEAFGSIWIEDGYEPMYRRIFVEAALPVGP
- a CDS encoding Clp protease N-terminal domain-containing protein translates to MFERFTEPAYLVLDLGREEAEGLGHRYLGPEHVLLGILREGASGAARLLRAHGIQLQAARDELLALARLGLVPAPQPGDRELLGTLGIDLEEIRRTTEQAFGSTAVGEATWRVTRRRGWRGGRVVWTPLCGPPVLAKRALHLASQHASTLGHDAVRPEHVLLGVLLDAREPSGRERVSRRHRRITAHVGLPDGYQGAAGPLLGALGVDLEDLRRAAEAKLREAGS
- a CDS encoding Clp protease N-terminal domain-containing protein, translating into MIGRSAYVRQVVELAGEEASRFGHRYVGPEHLLLGMLREDGSGAARILRTQGVDLEAARAALGRLAEQGVVPGPRPSDAELLGGLGIDLEALRRTTERAFGAQALGWAIREATRARRRGVGRVARTPLQDPPVLAVQALTLARERAKKLGHRYVGSELLLLGVLEDLTTRPPRCMSNPWVRRLHASVGLPEGYRSAAGPLLDVLGADPDGLRDAVLAALGGAAHQRLSGR